The following are encoded in a window of Deltaproteobacteria bacterium genomic DNA:
- a CDS encoding hydrolase TatD, whose amino-acid sequence MKIFEPHVHMASRVTDDYERMALAGIVAVCEPAFWQGQPRTSVGTFVDYFDLLLGFERYRASQYGIRHVCTVALNPKEANDGRVNQAVIEVLPRYLEKDGVVAVGEIGFDDQTATEEKFFRVQIELAMRHELPLLVHLPHRDKVKGLERTVAIVREMNVAPERVLIDHNTEETVPLVVETGHYIGFSIYPDTKMTEERVGAIFERYGVERMIINSAADWGRSDPLKVPRTAMHLRGRGLPDAAIETLVWKNPVAFFSQTGRLDPAELEQPLAIDRGPWEGNTLLRGGQHW is encoded by the coding sequence ATGAAGATATTCGAGCCGCACGTGCACATGGCCTCGCGGGTGACCGACGACTACGAGCGCATGGCGCTTGCCGGCATCGTCGCGGTCTGCGAGCCGGCCTTCTGGCAGGGCCAGCCACGGACGTCGGTTGGAACCTTCGTCGACTACTTCGATCTGCTCCTCGGCTTCGAGCGCTACCGGGCGAGTCAGTACGGCATCCGCCACGTCTGCACGGTCGCGCTCAACCCGAAGGAGGCCAACGACGGCCGCGTGAATCAGGCGGTGATCGAGGTGTTGCCGCGATACCTCGAGAAGGACGGCGTGGTGGCGGTCGGCGAGATCGGCTTCGACGACCAGACGGCGACCGAGGAAAAGTTCTTTCGCGTGCAGATCGAGCTGGCCATGCGGCACGAGCTCCCCCTCCTCGTCCACCTTCCCCACCGCGACAAGGTGAAAGGGCTCGAGCGGACGGTGGCGATCGTGCGCGAGATGAACGTAGCACCCGAGCGCGTGTTGATCGATCACAACACCGAGGAGACGGTGCCGCTCGTCGTCGAGACCGGTCACTACATCGGCTTCTCGATCTACCCCGACACCAAGATGACCGAGGAGCGCGTCGGCGCGATCTTCGAGCGCTATGGCGTCGAGCGCATGATCATCAACAGCGCCGCCGACTGGGGACGGAGTGATCCGCTCAAGGTCCCGCGGACGGCGATGCACCTTCGCGGCCGAGGCCTCCCCGACGCGGCGATCGAGACGCTCGTCTGGAAGAACCCGGTCGCCTTCTTCTCGCAGACGGGCCGCCTCGACCCCGCGGAGCTCGAGCAGCCACTGGCGATCGACCGAGGCCCGTGGGAGGGGAATACGCTCCTTCGAGGCGGACAACACTGGTGA
- the leuB gene encoding 3-isopropylmalate dehydrogenase: MTAPGGGRAGIALFPGDGIGPEVTAEAVTVLEIVAPRHGLELTFTSGLIGGAAIDACGVPLPPAELERARAADAVLLGAVGGPKWDDPAAAVRPEQALLGLRHGLGLYANLRPVRAWPELVPASPLRPEVLDGVDLVVVRELTGGIYFGKPSERRTTPAGREAVDTLVYTEEEIARLLHAAFALARQRRRRLASVDKANILASSRLWRELAHEVARDYPDVKHEDVLVDAMAMHLLRRPRDFDVIATENLFGDILTDEAAMLAGSMGMLPSASLAGSPVPGARCRGLYEPIHGSAPDIAGQDKANPLAAILSAAMLCRYSLACPAAAGAIERAVGEVIAAGHRTADLAGGGTSIGCRAMGHLVCQYLGS, translated from the coding sequence ATGACTGCCCCCGGCGGGGGCCGTGCCGGCATCGCTCTCTTCCCCGGCGACGGGATCGGCCCCGAAGTCACGGCCGAGGCCGTCACCGTCCTCGAGATCGTGGCGCCGCGCCACGGTCTCGAGCTGACCTTCACGAGCGGGCTGATCGGCGGGGCCGCCATCGACGCCTGCGGCGTACCGCTGCCGCCCGCCGAGCTCGAGCGGGCCCGCGCGGCCGACGCTGTCCTCCTCGGCGCCGTCGGCGGTCCCAAGTGGGACGACCCCGCCGCGGCGGTGCGACCCGAGCAGGCGCTCCTCGGGCTCCGCCACGGGCTCGGCCTCTACGCGAACCTCCGCCCCGTCCGCGCCTGGCCGGAGCTCGTCCCGGCGTCGCCGCTCCGGCCTGAGGTCCTCGACGGCGTCGACCTGGTCGTCGTTCGGGAACTTACGGGGGGCATCTACTTCGGAAAGCCGAGCGAGCGCCGGACGACGCCCGCCGGCCGCGAGGCGGTGGACACGCTCGTCTACACGGAGGAAGAGATCGCGCGCCTCCTCCACGCCGCCTTCGCACTCGCGCGCCAGCGGCGGCGGCGGCTTGCCTCGGTCGACAAGGCCAACATCCTGGCGTCGTCGCGGCTGTGGCGGGAGCTCGCCCACGAGGTCGCGCGCGACTACCCCGACGTGAAGCACGAGGACGTGCTGGTCGACGCCATGGCCATGCACCTCCTCCGCCGGCCGCGCGACTTCGACGTGATCGCCACCGAGAACCTCTTCGGCGACATCCTGACCGACGAGGCCGCGATGCTCGCGGGCTCGATGGGCATGCTGCCCTCGGCCTCGCTCGCGGGGTCGCCCGTCCCGGGCGCCCGGTGCCGGGGCCTCTACGAGCCGATCCACGGCTCGGCCCCCGACATCGCCGGCCAGGACAAGGCCAACCCCCTCGCCGCGATCCTGTCGGCGGCGATGCTCTGCCGCTACTCGCTCGCCTGCCCGGCGGCGGCCGGTGCCATCGAGCGGGCCGTCGGCGAGGTGATCGCCGCGGGGCACCGGACCGCGGACCTGGCGGGCGGCGGGACGTCGATCGGGTGCCGCGCGATGGGACACCTGGTCTGCCAGTACCTCGGAAGCTAG
- a CDS encoding myo-inositol-1-phosphate synthase: MNEEGPRTGVWIIGARGAVATTTMVGARAAARRLLPLRGVTTEGPRGEGLSMPAASALVFGGWEVRAGSLLDAATELAESARIFDPRLLDRLALDLQEIDRNIVNGETRGSPPPCVTVEDAETPAEVVQRLGGDLRAFRRRHSLERVVVVNLATTEPVFTTPEDHLTLAGLEESLRSGGSAVFRPSTLYAYAAMREGAAFINFAASPAALAPAIRELAEREGVPFAGTDGKTGETLVKSALASLFRERDLQVLAWHGDNVLGNSDGAALNAPEVKAAKVETKDGVVRGVLGYSPETSVEITYVPSLGDWKTAWDLIHFQGFLGVRMTMQFTWQGCDSVLAAPLVIDLVRLADLALRRGESGPMTQAACFFKAPVGTQEQELGRQYAMLDSYLRRCRIAALAGGKRASM; this comes from the coding sequence GTGAACGAGGAAGGACCTCGGACGGGCGTGTGGATCATCGGCGCCCGCGGCGCGGTGGCGACCACGACGATGGTGGGCGCGCGCGCCGCCGCGCGCCGTCTCTTGCCGCTGCGGGGAGTCACGACCGAGGGGCCGCGGGGCGAGGGTCTGTCAATGCCCGCAGCGTCCGCGCTCGTGTTCGGCGGGTGGGAGGTCCGCGCCGGGTCGCTGCTGGATGCGGCGACCGAACTCGCCGAGTCGGCGCGAATCTTCGACCCCCGTCTGCTCGATCGTCTCGCGCTCGATCTCCAGGAAATCGACCGGAACATCGTCAACGGTGAAACTCGAGGGTCGCCGCCCCCGTGCGTGACGGTGGAGGACGCCGAAACGCCGGCGGAGGTCGTCCAGAGGCTCGGCGGTGATCTCCGAGCCTTTCGGCGGCGGCACTCCCTGGAGCGGGTCGTGGTGGTGAATCTCGCCACCACCGAGCCGGTCTTCACGACTCCTGAAGACCACCTGACGCTCGCGGGGCTCGAGGAGAGTCTGAGGAGCGGTGGGTCGGCGGTATTCCGCCCGAGCACGCTGTACGCCTATGCTGCCATGCGCGAAGGTGCAGCGTTCATCAACTTTGCGGCGTCGCCCGCCGCGCTCGCTCCGGCCATTCGCGAGCTGGCCGAGCGTGAGGGCGTGCCCTTCGCCGGAACCGACGGCAAGACCGGCGAGACGCTGGTCAAGTCGGCGCTGGCATCGCTTTTTCGTGAGCGCGACCTCCAGGTGCTCGCCTGGCACGGCGACAATGTGCTCGGCAATTCCGACGGCGCCGCCCTGAACGCGCCCGAGGTCAAGGCCGCCAAGGTGGAGACCAAGGACGGCGTCGTCCGGGGCGTGCTCGGCTATTCGCCCGAGACGAGCGTCGAGATCACCTACGTCCCCTCGCTCGGCGACTGGAAGACGGCGTGGGACCTGATCCACTTCCAGGGATTTCTCGGCGTGCGCATGACGATGCAGTTCACGTGGCAAGGATGCGATTCGGTGCTCGCCGCGCCTCTGGTGATCGACCTCGTCCGGCTCGCGGATCTGGCGCTCCGGCGCGGCGAGAGCGGGCCCATGACCCAGGCGGCCTGTTTCTTCAAGGCGCCCGTCGGCACGCAGGAGCAAGAACTCGGCCGGCAGTATGCGATGCTGGACAGTTATCTCCGGCGCTGTCGAATCGCAGCCCTGGCCGGCGGCAAGCGCGCGAGCATGTGA
- a CDS encoding sugar phosphate isomerase/epimerase, whose protein sequence is MRLGYNTNGFTSHRLRDALEVIAGLGFKSVAITLDAGALDPYDRSTAQEAKAIGAWLAEHDLVPVVETGARFLLDPWRKHWPTLLSPRTEDRARRIDFLKRAIGVASLLGAEVLSLWSGTAEAEEPAELLDERLAEGLRTLARDAAEHGVVLGFEAEPGMHIENLAGFRRIRDRVGEPGLRLTLDVGHAHMTEESAPEAIRRSAREIVNVHLEGMRHDRHEHLLPGEGDLDLAAVVSALREIDYRGPANLELSRHGHMAVDAARRAIEFFRPFGLP, encoded by the coding sequence ATGCGTCTCGGCTACAACACCAACGGCTTCACTTCCCACCGCCTGCGCGATGCGCTCGAGGTCATCGCCGGGCTCGGCTTCAAGAGCGTCGCCATCACCCTCGATGCCGGGGCGCTCGATCCGTACGACCGTTCGACGGCCCAGGAGGCGAAGGCGATCGGCGCCTGGCTGGCCGAGCACGACCTCGTGCCCGTCGTCGAGACCGGCGCGCGGTTCCTGCTCGATCCCTGGCGCAAGCACTGGCCCACTCTCCTCTCCCCGAGAACCGAAGACCGCGCGCGAAGAATCGACTTCCTGAAGCGCGCAATAGGCGTCGCCTCGTTGCTCGGCGCGGAAGTCCTCTCGCTCTGGTCGGGAACGGCGGAAGCGGAGGAGCCGGCGGAGCTCCTGGACGAACGCCTCGCAGAGGGTCTCCGGACTCTCGCGCGCGATGCGGCCGAGCACGGCGTCGTCCTGGGCTTCGAGGCCGAGCCCGGCATGCACATCGAGAACCTGGCGGGTTTCCGCCGGATACGCGACCGGGTCGGAGAGCCGGGCCTCCGTCTCACTCTGGATGTCGGTCACGCACACATGACCGAGGAAAGCGCGCCAGAAGCCATCCGGCGCTCCGCGCGCGAGATCGTGAACGTGCACCTCGAGGGCATGCGTCACGACCGCCACGAGCACCTGCTTCCCGGCGAAGGTGACCTGGACCTCGCCGCCGTCGTGTCCGCCCTCCGTGAGATCGATTACCGCGGCCCGGCCAACCTCGAGTTGAGCCGCCACGGCCACATGGCGGTTGACGCCGCCCGCCGCGCCATCGAGTTCTTCCGGCCATTCGGGCTGCCATAG
- a CDS encoding 4-hydroxybenzoate polyprenyltransferase yields MPARRSPAARPSRTAWSSSVPGPGSSFRGRSSSPSVSPPRRLRGVTAPTHRKGLAAGVLALLRPPNVFTAVADSFAGLILARQAGPASDDPGLWCIAASACLYLGGIALNDYFDREVDAVERPERPIPSGTVPPIVAAGLGAALLAAGIAFAGRAGTPAIMVAAVLALAILVYDGVLKGTAAGFLNMGVCRGLNFCMPMSLAPRSVPTSFVFAPVLLTAYISVLTYLSREEVGGNTLERARRGVTALAVVALIMAVAIAPWPAAPVGWAFLAVLVARGGMLFAPLWTEPGGPATGHAIGGGILLIPLFDATFVAAAAHVSWAFAVASLMLPATALRRMYSPT; encoded by the coding sequence CTGCCGGCCCGCCGATCGCCGGCGGCCCGGCCATCGCGCACGGCATGGTCTTCGTCGGTACCGGGGCCGGGCAGTTCCTTCCGGGGAAGAAGCTCCTCGCCTTCGGTCTCCCCTCCGCGTAGGCTCCGGGGCGTGACGGCTCCGACGCACCGTAAGGGCCTCGCCGCGGGAGTGCTCGCGCTCCTCCGGCCGCCGAACGTCTTCACCGCCGTCGCCGACTCCTTCGCCGGGCTCATCCTCGCGCGCCAGGCGGGCCCGGCGTCGGACGATCCCGGGCTCTGGTGCATCGCGGCTTCAGCCTGTCTCTACCTCGGCGGAATCGCCCTCAACGACTACTTCGATCGGGAAGTGGATGCGGTCGAGCGACCGGAGCGCCCGATTCCCTCGGGGACCGTTCCGCCGATCGTCGCCGCGGGGCTCGGCGCGGCCCTTCTGGCCGCGGGAATCGCGTTTGCGGGCCGCGCGGGCACACCCGCCATCATGGTCGCGGCCGTGCTCGCGCTCGCGATCCTGGTCTACGACGGCGTCTTGAAGGGGACCGCAGCCGGTTTCCTCAACATGGGCGTCTGCCGCGGCCTCAACTTCTGCATGCCCATGTCGCTGGCGCCGCGATCCGTTCCGACGTCTTTTGTCTTCGCCCCGGTGCTTCTCACCGCGTACATCTCTGTCCTCACGTACCTCTCGCGCGAAGAGGTCGGCGGCAACACGCTCGAACGTGCGCGGCGCGGCGTCACCGCGCTGGCCGTCGTCGCGCTGATCATGGCCGTTGCGATCGCCCCGTGGCCTGCGGCGCCGGTCGGATGGGCTTTCCTGGCGGTCCTCGTGGCTCGGGGTGGAATGCTCTTCGCGCCGCTCTGGACCGAGCCGGGAGGGCCGGCGACCGGACACGCGATCGGCGGAGGAATTCTGCTGATTCCGCTGTTTGACGCGACGTTCGTCGCCGCGGCGGCCCACGTCTCATGGGCGTTCGCGGTCGCGTCGCTCATGTTGCCGGCAACGGCGCTCCGGCGCATGTACAGTCCCACCTGA
- a CDS encoding sugar phosphate isomerase has protein sequence MLLEPPSAEIVRLFSGGPVLNPWRVDEAARVLLLLEDARREPAGAPARANDLYFVSDGRERIALLRGLALLPESDAALPAVRDSLRANAADLFAAAICENGYTSRHLPDDLFNQAVLKCAFVGLRVERIERVEERATPELARMLFAYVTEREHAGRSVGADLWPVIALHPIPGTVERIRNRLATAADPYERRMLEVALARAGR, from the coding sequence ATGCTCCTCGAGCCGCCCTCCGCGGAGATCGTCCGACTGTTTTCCGGCGGGCCTGTCCTGAACCCATGGCGCGTGGATGAGGCCGCGCGGGTGCTCCTTCTCCTCGAGGATGCCCGGCGCGAGCCGGCCGGCGCCCCCGCACGCGCCAACGATCTCTACTTCGTGAGCGACGGCCGGGAGCGGATCGCTCTCCTCCGAGGGCTCGCGCTGCTGCCCGAGAGCGACGCGGCGCTCCCGGCCGTGAGAGATTCCCTGCGCGCCAATGCCGCCGATCTCTTCGCCGCCGCCATCTGCGAGAACGGCTACACCTCGCGCCACCTGCCGGACGATCTCTTCAATCAGGCGGTCCTCAAGTGCGCGTTCGTCGGTCTCCGCGTCGAGCGCATCGAGCGGGTCGAGGAGCGGGCGACGCCGGAGCTCGCCCGCATGCTCTTCGCCTACGTCACCGAACGCGAGCACGCGGGGCGGAGCGTCGGCGCGGACCTCTGGCCGGTGATCGCGCTCCACCCGATCCCGGGCACCGTCGAGCGGATCCGGAACCGCCTGGCGACCGCTGCCGATCCCTACGAGCGTCGCATGCTCGAGGTGGCACTCGCGCGCGCGGGGCGATAG
- a CDS encoding alkaline phosphatase family protein, with translation MEQDLRGRYSRRQGPALLCTRGAGGGLLARRATASPLRRDSLPPPGAAPGPKRRGRRVGRPRPRAGRSRALRRACRLACALSRPAALGAPRAGAPHHVEGSPPADLASGRHATAASFRGRDLHLERAPGVHPAARRRDARRRDRPRDRVRRARAGRVWRAKGVVKPVLLLDVVGLTRGMLGAETPNLSALAGDGFAAELAPVLPAVTCSAQATMVTGKLPRNHGIVGNGWYFRELNEVWLWRQSGALIQGEKLWDEARRRDPSLRCANLFWWYNMNTTADLGVTPRPTYPADGSKLFGIYTYPHGLRLELESALGAFPFHTFWGPGAAIDASAWIARAALHVIEKHRPTLALVYLPHLDYDFQRYGASDPRARAEVTKIDRVAGELIAQVRARGAAVLVVSEYGITDARRPLHPNRVLREAGLLSALETPLGWELLDFGESRAFAVADHQIAHVYVKRREDRERVTEILRSMNGVERVLDDAGKAEFGLDHERAGDLVAVAERDAWFTYYYWLDDARAPDFARTVDIHRKPGYDPAELFFDPARPLVKLRAAWALARKALGLRYLMDVISLDPTIVRGTHGRLPDRAEEGPVAICSEARFSREKMAMTDVLSLALDLLDR, from the coding sequence ATGGAGCAAGATCTCCGAGGCCGGTATTCGCGTCGGCAAGGTCCAGCTCTCCTGTGCACTCGAGGTGCCGGGGGAGGACTCCTCGCGCGCCGAGCCACGGCTTCGCCCCTTCGACGAGATTCGCTTCCTCCACCAGGTGCGGCGCCGGGACCGAAGCGGCGTGGTCGAAGGGTGGGCCGACCTCGGCCCCGCGCTGGCCGCTCGCGAGCGCTTCGCCGAGCCTGCCGATTGGCGTGTGCACTTTCACGCCCCGCTGCACTGGGAGCCCCAAGGGCAGGGGCTCCGCACCACGTCGAAGGATCTCCTCCAGCTGATCTCGCGAGCGGCCGCCACGCGACCGCTGCCTCATTTCGAGGTCGAGACCTACACCTGGAACGTGCTCCCGGAGTCCATCCGGCCGCGCGACGACGAGACGCTCGTCGAAGGGATCGCCCGCGAGATCGAGTTCGCCGAGCGCGCGCTGGCCGCGTGTGGCGCGCGAAGGGAGTCGTGAAGCCGGTTCTCCTCCTCGACGTCGTGGGTCTCACGCGGGGGATGCTCGGGGCCGAGACGCCGAACCTCTCGGCACTCGCTGGCGATGGCTTCGCGGCGGAGCTCGCCCCGGTGCTCCCCGCGGTGACCTGCTCGGCACAGGCGACGATGGTGACGGGGAAGCTTCCGCGCAATCACGGCATCGTCGGCAACGGCTGGTATTTCCGCGAGCTGAACGAGGTGTGGCTCTGGCGGCAGTCGGGAGCGCTCATCCAGGGAGAGAAGTTGTGGGACGAGGCGCGTCGGCGCGATCCGTCGCTCCGCTGCGCGAACCTCTTCTGGTGGTACAACATGAACACCACGGCGGATCTCGGGGTGACGCCGAGGCCGACGTACCCGGCCGACGGGAGCAAGCTCTTCGGCATCTACACCTACCCGCACGGCCTTCGCCTCGAGCTCGAGTCGGCGCTCGGCGCGTTTCCGTTCCACACCTTCTGGGGTCCGGGGGCGGCGATCGACGCCTCGGCGTGGATCGCGCGGGCCGCGCTGCACGTGATCGAGAAGCACCGGCCGACGCTCGCGCTCGTCTACCTTCCACACCTGGACTATGACTTCCAGCGCTATGGCGCCTCCGATCCGCGTGCCCGTGCCGAGGTGACGAAGATCGATCGGGTGGCCGGCGAGCTGATCGCACAGGTGAGGGCGCGAGGCGCAGCGGTGCTCGTGGTTTCGGAGTACGGCATCACCGACGCCCGCCGTCCCCTGCATCCGAACCGAGTGCTCCGCGAGGCCGGCCTGCTCTCGGCGCTCGAGACGCCGCTCGGCTGGGAGCTGCTCGACTTCGGCGAGTCGCGCGCCTTCGCCGTCGCCGATCACCAGATCGCGCACGTCTACGTGAAGCGTCGCGAGGATCGGGAGCGAGTGACCGAGATCCTCCGCTCGATGAATGGCGTGGAACGAGTGCTCGACGATGCGGGAAAGGCGGAGTTCGGTCTCGACCACGAGCGGGCGGGAGATCTCGTCGCGGTGGCGGAGCGCGATGCCTGGTTCACCTATTACTACTGGCTCGATGACGCGCGGGCTCCCGACTTCGCGCGCACCGTCGACATTCATCGCAAGCCCGGCTACGACCCCGCGGAGCTCTTCTTCGATCCCGCTCGCCCGCTGGTGAAGCTCCGCGCCGCCTGGGCGCTCGCCCGAAAGGCGCTCGGCCTCCGCTACCTCATGGACGTGATCTCGCTCGATCCGACCATCGTCCGGGGAACCCACGGGCGGCTTCCCGATCGAGCGGAGGAAGGCCCGGTGGCGATCTGCTCGGAGGCCCGCTTCTCGCGCGAAAAGATGGCCATGACCGATGTCCTCTCGCTCGCACTCGATCTCCTCGATCGCTAG
- a CDS encoding response regulator transcription factor → MMPAPAKPLRVAIADDHALFRQGLRSLLGMTDDVSVVAETDCAEGIQPMVAATPCDILLLDLQMERSSLIDIAAVSPRTDVIIVTATEGTENALAAIRAGAKGIVFKRFAVETLMDAIRTVSSGQVFMPAALQTRLVGELREPSHEPLTPREREIVRHVAAGLRNSEIAAKLFISEDTVKTHLGNVFKKVGVRDRVQLTRYALRLGMVGVHDLAS, encoded by the coding sequence ATGATGCCGGCTCCTGCGAAGCCCCTCCGCGTTGCGATCGCGGACGACCACGCTCTCTTTCGCCAGGGGCTCCGGTCGTTGCTCGGCATGACGGACGACGTGTCCGTCGTCGCGGAGACCGATTGCGCCGAGGGGATACAACCGATGGTGGCCGCAACGCCGTGCGACATCCTGCTGCTCGACCTCCAGATGGAGCGCAGCTCGCTCATCGACATCGCGGCCGTGAGTCCACGAACCGACGTCATCATTGTCACCGCGACCGAGGGGACGGAGAACGCGCTCGCTGCCATCCGCGCCGGAGCGAAGGGGATCGTCTTCAAGCGCTTCGCCGTCGAGACGCTGATGGATGCCATTCGCACGGTGTCGAGCGGCCAGGTGTTCATGCCCGCCGCACTCCAGACACGCCTGGTCGGCGAGCTGCGCGAGCCGTCGCACGAGCCGCTCACCCCGCGCGAGCGCGAGATCGTGCGTCACGTGGCCGCGGGCCTGCGCAACTCCGAGATCGCCGCGAAGTTGTTCATCAGCGAGGACACGGTCAAGACGCACCTGGGCAACGTCTTCAAGAAGGTCGGCGTGCGCGACCGCGTCCAACTCACACGCTACGCGCTTCGCTTGGGCATGGTCGGGGTTCACGACCTCGCCTCGTAG